A genomic window from Massilia sp. METH4 includes:
- the cphA gene encoding cyanophycin synthetase, with protein MKILDQRVLRGPNLYAARPCLLTVLDLEELHEVGSSDVPGFTDALLALMPSLMAHRCSPGHYGGFAERLRDGTYMGHIIEHLTLELQCLAGTPAGFGRTRRVRGQPGAYRVVCAYKVEEVAVDAFDLALAIVAALAKGERFDLEEPLAALRRTAERNAVGTSTAAVLKAARRRRIPYFRVTENTNLFQLGWGSKQKRLQATMTGDASNIACRIASDKQLTKALLKEAGVPVPGGSVVASADEALRAARRLRGTVTVKPLDANQGKGVTTQCNTPEEVAAAFEAARKFSRSVIVERYIEGHDYRVLVTGDVVAAASLRRPPAVTGDGRRTVRELVEIENGNPARGKGHTNILTQIPLDEHALQALQKQGYGFDSVPPVGVPVTLRGNANLSTGGTAEDVTALLPEETRATCVRAAQKIGLDVAGIDLVCRDIARPLDEQGGAIIEVNAAPGIRMHQYPAAGTPRDAGDAIVQAMYGDDNGRIPVIAITGTNGKTTTTLMAAHCVRMAGFRTGVTTTEGVYIDGRRIVSGDCSGYWSARTVLTDPTVDFAVLETARGGILKRGLAFDRCDVAVVLNISADHLGLDGVNTVEDLARVKGVVASAASRCVVLNAEDRHCVRMGARLREQVEVLYFALDPDNPVLLKHLANGGRGAYLQDGELVIADGTRHMVLLRAAEMPSALGGHARYNIANGLAAAAALLASGLTPERIAAGLASFVSDGRSNPLRSNVFDVRGVTVVVDYAHNPAAYTALSGMARGLSKGKVVGVVTAPGDRRDQDLQAVGATCANGFDEIVVYESNNRGRAPGECARLMLAGAATSGRPDEAIHSRLNGQEALRHGLSLCRPGDVMVFACGSSLGEVVEALRESDPDSARRIAEQAALAGA; from the coding sequence ATGAAGATCCTGGATCAACGCGTGCTGCGCGGCCCCAACCTGTATGCCGCGCGCCCGTGCCTGCTGACGGTGCTGGACCTCGAAGAGCTGCACGAAGTCGGCTCCAGCGACGTGCCGGGCTTCACCGACGCGTTGCTGGCGCTGATGCCGAGCCTGATGGCACACCGCTGCTCGCCGGGCCACTATGGCGGCTTCGCCGAACGCCTGCGCGACGGCACCTACATGGGCCACATCATCGAGCACCTCACGCTCGAACTGCAATGCCTGGCCGGCACCCCGGCCGGCTTCGGCCGCACGCGCCGCGTGCGCGGCCAGCCGGGCGCCTACCGCGTGGTGTGCGCCTACAAGGTCGAGGAAGTGGCCGTGGACGCCTTCGACCTGGCCTTGGCCATCGTGGCCGCGCTGGCCAAGGGCGAGCGCTTCGACCTGGAAGAGCCGCTCGCGGCGCTGCGCCGCACGGCCGAGCGCAATGCCGTGGGCACCAGCACCGCGGCGGTACTGAAGGCGGCGCGCCGCCGGCGCATCCCGTACTTCCGCGTGACGGAGAACACCAACCTGTTCCAGCTGGGCTGGGGCAGCAAGCAGAAGCGCCTGCAGGCCACGATGACCGGTGACGCCAGCAACATCGCCTGCCGCATCGCCAGCGACAAGCAACTGACCAAGGCGCTGCTGAAGGAGGCAGGCGTGCCGGTGCCCGGCGGCAGCGTCGTGGCGAGCGCCGACGAGGCGCTGCGCGCCGCCCGCAGGCTGCGCGGCACGGTCACCGTGAAGCCGCTGGACGCCAACCAGGGCAAGGGCGTGACCACACAGTGCAACACGCCCGAGGAAGTGGCGGCCGCCTTTGAAGCGGCACGTAAATTCTCGCGCAGCGTGATCGTGGAACGCTACATCGAGGGCCATGACTACCGCGTGCTCGTCACCGGCGACGTGGTGGCGGCGGCATCGCTGCGGCGCCCTCCCGCGGTGACTGGCGACGGCCGCCGCACGGTCCGCGAACTGGTCGAGATCGAGAACGGCAATCCGGCGCGCGGCAAGGGCCACACGAACATCCTCACCCAGATCCCGCTGGACGAGCATGCGCTGCAGGCCCTGCAAAAGCAGGGCTACGGCTTCGACAGCGTGCCGCCGGTGGGCGTCCCCGTCACGCTGCGCGGCAACGCCAACCTGTCCACGGGCGGCACGGCCGAGGACGTGACGGCGCTGCTGCCCGAGGAAACGCGCGCCACCTGCGTGCGCGCCGCGCAGAAGATCGGGCTCGACGTGGCGGGCATCGACCTGGTCTGCCGCGACATCGCCCGCCCGCTCGACGAACAGGGCGGCGCGATCATCGAGGTCAACGCGGCGCCGGGCATCCGCATGCACCAGTACCCTGCCGCCGGCACCCCGCGCGACGCGGGCGACGCCATCGTGCAGGCGATGTATGGCGACGATAATGGCCGCATCCCCGTCATCGCGATCACCGGAACGAACGGCAAGACCACGACCACGCTGATGGCCGCGCACTGCGTGCGCATGGCCGGTTTCCGGACGGGCGTGACGACGACCGAGGGTGTGTACATCGACGGGCGCCGCATCGTCAGCGGCGATTGCAGCGGCTACTGGTCGGCGCGCACCGTGCTGACCGACCCCACCGTGGACTTCGCGGTGCTGGAAACGGCGCGCGGCGGCATTCTCAAGCGCGGGCTGGCGTTCGACCGTTGCGATGTCGCGGTGGTACTGAACATCAGCGCCGACCACCTGGGCCTGGACGGCGTTAACACCGTCGAGGACCTCGCCCGGGTGAAAGGCGTGGTGGCCAGCGCCGCGTCGCGCTGCGTGGTGCTCAATGCCGAGGACCGCCACTGCGTGCGCATGGGCGCCCGGCTGCGCGAGCAGGTCGAGGTGCTGTACTTCGCGCTGGACCCGGACAATCCCGTGCTGCTCAAGCACCTGGCCAACGGCGGCCGCGGCGCCTACCTGCAGGATGGCGAACTGGTCATTGCCGACGGCACCCGGCACATGGTGCTGCTGCGCGCCGCCGAGATGCCGTCCGCGCTGGGCGGCCATGCGCGCTACAACATCGCCAACGGCCTGGCCGCCGCCGCTGCCCTGCTCGCTTCAGGCCTGACGCCGGAGCGCATCGCCGCCGGCCTCGCGAGCTTCGTTTCCGACGGGCGCAGCAATCCGCTGCGCAGCAATGTGTTCGACGTGCGCGGCGTGACCGTCGTGGTCGACTACGCGCACAATCCGGCTGCCTACACGGCGCTCTCGGGCATGGCGCGCGGCCTGTCGAAGGGCAAGGTGGTCGGCGTGGTCACGGCGCCGGGCGACCGCCGCGACCAGGACCTGCAGGCCGTGGGCGCGACGTGCGCGAACGGCTTCGACGAGATCGTGGTCTACGAATCGAACAACCGGGGCCGCGCGCCCGGCGAGTGCGCGCGGCTGATGCTCGCCGGCGCCGCCACCAGCGGGCGGCCGGACGAGGCCATCCACAGCCGGCTGAACGGCCAGGAGGCGCTGCGGCATGGCCTGTCGCTGTGCCGACCGGGCGATGTGATGGTGTTTGCCTGCGGGTCGTCGCTGGGCGAGGTCGTGGAAGCGCTGCGGGAGAGCGATCCCGATAGTGCGCGCAGGATTGCGGAGCAGGCGGCGCTGGCGGGGGCGTGA
- a CDS encoding AraC family transcriptional regulator ligand-binding domain-containing protein, translating to MIAWRGAAEATIPAHQQPALVLAFARSRDADAGALLRGTGLDAAPGAPGLVAPAQYLQLLANALRTLDSPDTSFMLGQQLLPGHDGAPSNALVQAPTLREALAILCRWHARLTPLLRPRLETWEGMAALYWIDSHGAPALKGALVEMHMTAVVALCRWLGGERLPWRFCFNRAAPRHIEQHHVHLGSALRFDCHFDAMLIEDGWLDRPWPRGSALAAALALRAAEGEPERSPGLLAALYDYLLERVRTAPALERAAADFGVSPATFKRHLARHGTHYQAELDQVRTHVALWMFHAQGADNEAVAGYLGFHDAANFRRSFKRWTGVTPWLLKMGLAG from the coding sequence GTGATCGCCTGGCGGGGCGCTGCCGAGGCGACGATCCCGGCCCACCAGCAGCCGGCGCTCGTGCTGGCATTCGCCCGGTCGCGCGATGCCGACGCCGGCGCGCTGCTGCGGGGCACCGGGCTCGATGCCGCGCCGGGCGCGCCCGGCCTGGTGGCGCCGGCGCAGTATCTCCAGCTGCTCGCCAATGCGCTGCGCACGCTGGACAGTCCGGACACGAGCTTCATGCTGGGCCAGCAACTGCTGCCGGGCCACGACGGCGCACCCAGCAACGCCCTGGTGCAGGCACCGACCCTGCGCGAGGCGCTGGCGATCCTGTGCCGCTGGCACGCCCGGCTGACGCCCCTGCTGCGCCCCCGCCTGGAAACCTGGGAAGGCATGGCGGCACTGTACTGGATCGACAGCCACGGCGCCCCGGCGCTGAAGGGGGCGCTGGTAGAGATGCACATGACGGCCGTCGTCGCCCTGTGCCGCTGGCTGGGCGGCGAACGCCTGCCGTGGCGCTTCTGCTTCAACCGCGCCGCGCCCCGCCACATCGAGCAGCACCACGTGCACCTGGGCAGCGCACTGCGCTTCGACTGCCATTTCGACGCGATGCTGATCGAGGACGGATGGCTGGACCGCCCTTGGCCGCGCGGCAGCGCGCTGGCCGCCGCCCTGGCGCTGCGCGCCGCCGAGGGCGAGCCGGAGCGCTCGCCAGGCCTGCTGGCGGCGCTGTACGACTATCTGCTGGAACGGGTGCGCACGGCGCCCGCGCTGGAGCGGGCCGCCGCCGACTTCGGCGTCAGCCCGGCCACGTTCAAGCGCCACCTGGCGCGGCACGGCACGCACTACCAGGCCGAGCTGGACCAGGTGCGTACCCATGTCGCGCTGTGGATGTTCCACGCGCAGGGGGCCGATAACGAGGCCGTGGCGGGGTATCTCGGGTTCCACGATGCCGCCAATTTCCGTCGGTCGTTCAAAAGGTGGACCGGGGTGACGCCGTGGTTGTTAAAGATGGGCCTGGCCGGCTGA
- a CDS encoding diguanylate cyclase — protein sequence MNTIQRHAIAAACLACAVLALLYATAGAVKPTGTWKWFDIASEGGTALVALAWCMIVLASRPDGRVTRLLSLGLAAIGAGSWADCLDEMFSVDKAALWDNALEALVPLGMVVLTAGMVYWRQEQATLTEHLKKRERLFRDHRAFDRVTQLADAGYLRAQLARQRGGCALVLLDIDGFHRINREHGQAEGDRVLQAVSHMLLLNLRCDDLLCRYAGDRFAVLMPGLTDAAAHDAARHLCVMVAMMRHHAGGTPVPLTLRHSVALTDGAAARSPDTVLADLCRQVDAA from the coding sequence ATGAACACGATCCAACGCCACGCCATTGCCGCCGCCTGCCTCGCCTGCGCGGTCCTCGCCCTGCTGTATGCCACCGCCGGCGCCGTCAAGCCGACGGGTACCTGGAAATGGTTCGACATCGCCAGCGAGGGCGGCACGGCCCTGGTGGCGCTCGCCTGGTGCATGATCGTGCTGGCCAGCCGGCCGGACGGCCGCGTGACCCGCCTGCTGTCCCTGGGCCTGGCCGCGATCGGCGCGGGCTCGTGGGCCGACTGCCTGGACGAGATGTTCAGCGTCGACAAGGCCGCGCTGTGGGACAACGCGCTGGAAGCGCTGGTCCCCCTCGGCATGGTCGTGCTGACCGCCGGCATGGTGTACTGGCGCCAGGAACAGGCCACGTTGACGGAACACCTGAAAAAGCGCGAGCGGCTGTTCCGCGACCACCGCGCATTCGACCGCGTGACGCAGCTGGCGGACGCCGGCTACCTGCGCGCCCAGCTGGCGCGCCAGCGGGGCGGCTGCGCGCTGGTGCTGCTCGACATCGACGGCTTCCACCGCATCAATCGGGAACATGGCCAGGCCGAGGGCGACCGGGTGCTGCAGGCCGTGAGCCACATGCTGCTGCTTAACCTGCGCTGCGACGACCTGCTGTGCCGCTATGCGGGCGACCGGTTCGCCGTGCTCATGCCGGGGCTCACGGACGCGGCCGCGCATGACGCGGCCCGCCACCTGTGCGTGATGGTGGCGATGATGCGCCACCATGCGGGCGGCACGCCGGTGCCGCTGACGCTGCGCCACAGCGTGGCCCTGACCGACGGCGCGGCCGCCCGTTCGCCGGACACCGTGCTGGCGGACCTGTGCCGCCAGGTGGACGCGGCGTGA